The following nucleotide sequence is from Armatimonadota bacterium.
TGGATGTAGGCGATGCGCCCGCGCGAGCCGGGGGGGAGGGCGGCCAGCGGCGCGACTACCTGGCGCGCGGCGTCGCGATTCTCCTGGCAGCAAGGGCCGGGCGGAATGGGGGTGCCGTGCGGGCAGAAGCGCGGATGCCCGAGCAGGGTGCAGATGTGGTCGTCAATGCCCCGGCGGATAATATGCTCGAAGCGGCAGGCGGCCTGGTGCACGAGTTCCTCCCCGACGTCCAGCACGTCAATCAGCAGGCGCTCGGCCAGGCAGTGTCGGCGCAGGATACCCTCGCCCTCCACGCGCCCGGCGTCGGTCAGCGCCAACGCCTCGCCCTGCCGGCTGGCGAACCCGGCGGCGACCAGCTCCTCCACCGCCTCCGGCGCCTCGTGCGCGCCGCCGCCGACCTGGCACTGATACCCGCCCGCCGCATGTTCCTCAGGCGTATCCGGCGATTCCTGCGCCGCCAACCGCGACAGCGGCGCCGCCGCGCCCGGGTTCTCGCGCGTCGCCGCGAACAGCGACTCCAGGATTTCTTCAGCCTTGTCGCTTAGCTCCACTCATGGCCTCCCGCAGTTTGCGCAGCATCGCCCCCAGCCGCGTCTCGCCCACCATCTCATAGCCACAGTTCGGGCAGCGCAGCATCCCGCAGTCGCGCCCCAGGGAGCAGCCGGCGCACGCGCTGGCCGCCTGCGCGCGACCGAACTCACGGCCGCACATCGGGCACTTGATCTGGGCGCTCATATCTGCACCCCCAAGAAGTTCAGCGCCGCGTTGAGCACGTAGCCGACGCCGAAGGCGAAGGGGAAGATAAAGGCGGTGATGGCGAACGCGACCCTGGCCCCCCGCTCCTTGTACATCATCAGCAGCTGGGCGACGCAGGGCAGGAAGAGGGTCATGGTCACCATCGAGACCACCATCTGGTTGCCGCTGAGCGCGCCGCCGGCGGCGAGATCGTAGAGCCCCGCCGCCCCGTAGTCGCGGCGGAAGAAGCCGAACAGGAACGCCACCGCCGCCTGCGGCGGCAGGCCGATGAACCGCACCACCGGCTCCAGCAGCCCCACCGCGAACGGGAAGAGATGAGTCAATTGCCCGACCCAGATGACAACGCTCGCCAACACGAACAGCGGGAAGACCTCGAGCAAATACCACTCCACGCGCGCATAGGTCTTGACCAGGACGTTGGCGAGGCTCGGCAGCCGCAGGGGCGGGATCTCCATGTAGAACGAGGGCGGTCGTCCCGGCATGAGGCGGGCGGATAGGAAGCCCACCAGCAGGAACACGAGCCCCACCGCGCCGACCCAGATCGCCAGCCCCAGCGGTCGCGGCGACAGCAGCGCCAGGATGACCCCCAGCTGCGCCGAGCACGGCACCGCCAGCGCCAGCAGCAGGGTCGCGATCACGCGCTCGCGGCTGGTCTCCAGCACGCGCGTGACCATGGTCGCCATGGTGTCGCAGCCGAAGCCGAGCACCATGGGGATGACCGCGCGCCCGCTGAGGCCGATGCCCTTGAACACGCGGTCAATCAGCATCGCCAGCCGCGGCAGGTAGCCGCTGTCCTCGATGACGGCGAAGACCAGGAAGAAGGTGGCGACGATGGGCAGGATGATCGCCACCGCGTACTTGACGCCGAGGGTGATGATGCCGTAGTCGCCGACGATGAGGCTGCTCACCACGCGCCACGGCAACACGCGCTCGACCGCCCCGGTCACCCAAGGGTTGACGTAGCCGCCGAACAGCCGCCCCTCCAGGAGATCCACCAGCACCCCGGCGCCGAACTGGCCGACGAACTT
It contains:
- a CDS encoding metal-dependent transcriptional regulator, which gives rise to MELSDKAEEILESLFAATRENPGAAAPLSRLAAQESPDTPEEHAAGGYQCQVGGGAHEAPEAVEELVAAGFASRQGEALALTDAGRVEGEGILRRHCLAERLLIDVLDVGEELVHQAACRFEHIIRRGIDDHICTLLGHPRFCPHGTPIPPGPCCQENRDAARQVVAPLAALPPGSRGRIAYIHTQERSNLEKLIAMGALPGTDVLVIQTFPSYVFQVGQTQVAADRQIADSIYVRLEHALRGAPDRRRSRRRLGRR
- a CDS encoding ferrous iron transporter B; its protein translation is MSATPSATVEYGVELERALASIGALLREDYGLSRRAVALLLLQGDEEMRNLVERREPGRLPAIEELVARVCGAHGDPVRYPVTLARQRAADRILARTTTPPTRASSRLRRTLDRLLMRPLTGVPVLLAVLYFGLYKFVGQFGAGVLVDLLEGRLFGGYVNPWVTGAVERVLPWRVVSSLIVGDYGIITLGVKYAVAIILPIVATFFLVFAVIEDSGYLPRLAMLIDRVFKGIGLSGRAVIPMVLGFGCDTMATMVTRVLETSRERVIATLLLALAVPCSAQLGVILALLSPRPLGLAIWVGAVGLVFLLVGFLSARLMPGRPPSFYMEIPPLRLPSLANVLVKTYARVEWYLLEVFPLFVLASVVIWVGQLTHLFPFAVGLLEPVVRFIGLPPQAAVAFLFGFFRRDYGAAGLYDLAAGGALSGNQMVVSMVTMTLFLPCVAQLLMMYKERGARVAFAITAFIFPFAFGVGYVLNAALNFLGVQI